From Saccharibacillus brassicae:
GAAGCAGCCGCGGCCGACAGCGTGACCGCCGCCAGAATCGCCGGCAGGCTGCCGCGGCACAAGCGGATCAGCTTGAGCGCCGCAAACTGCACGATTCCGCTGCGGTCGGCCGCCGCTGCGGTCACGGTCATGCCCAGAAGCAGCAGCAGGGCATTCCATAGAATATGATGCGTCAGCGCGGCATTCCAGTCGACGATGCCCATGACCAACAGCAGAAGCGCGCCGACACCGGCCGCCAAACTCCCGTTTATCTTTTCCGTTACGACCAGCACATAGACGATCGCGAACACGGCTGCCGCCGTATAGACCGGCCAAAATGCGGTATCGAATGCGGAAATCATGCGTTCACTTCCTTTCGAGCTTTGCCTTGAGCCTCGGGTTGGATCGGACCCGATCTTGTCCCGCTATCTATATAGAGTGTATCTGCGCGGGAAGGTTTCGGTCCGGCCGGCAATTTAAAGGTTCTCAAAAAAAGAAACTGCCGGAGAACGGAGTGATCCGTTCGGCGGCAGCTGCGGGGAAAGGCCGAAGCGGTCCACCCCCGCCGGCGCTTCCTTGTTCGATTAAGCTTACTTTTTTCTTAGCTTACTTTTCTCTTAACTTACTTTTTTCTTAGCTTACTTTTTGTCGAGGCTGAGGCCGGAACCCGCAGTCGTGACATGGCTGATCGCGCTGCGATCGAAAGTCAGCTTCGTGACGTCGTTTACGCGAACGACCGCGATATCGCTGGTGATTTCGAGGATCGTGCCGTGCAGGCCGCCGATCGTGACGATCTTGTCGCCTTTTTTGAGCTGGCCGAGCATGGCGTTGCGCTGTTTTTGTTTTTTCTGCTGCGGACGGATCAGCAGGAAGTAGAAGATGGCGATCATGAACACGAAAGGCACGATGGTCATGAGCAGTCCGCCGCCCGATCCGGCAGCAGCCGTAAGCGTTGTAGATGGAAACATGGTGAATCCCCCTTATTGTGCGAATGGCCGTACGACGAATCGTACTGGACCCGTGGGGCGTTTAGAACCCTTTATCATTAGCGTGCATGCCGTACTGCTCGAAAAATTCGTCGCGGAAATCCAACAGACGGTCTTCGCGGATCGCTTGCCGAACGCCGCGCATCAATTCGAGCAGGAAGTGGAGGTTGTGATAAGTGGTCAGCCGGAGGCCGAACGTCTCGTCCGCCTTGATCAGGTGACGCAGGTACGCCCGGGAATAGTTCCGGCAGGTATAGCAATCGCAGTTCGGATCGAGAGGACCGAAGTCTCTCGCGTACTGGGCATTGCGTACAACTACCCGGCCCTGGCTTGTCATCGTCGTTCCGTTACGCGCTATGCGCGTAGGCAGCACGCAGTCGAACATGTCGACTCCGCGAATGGCGCCTTCGAGCAGAGCATCCGGCGAACCGACGCCCATCAAATAACGGGGTTTGTTCGCCGGGAGCAGCGGTACCGTATACTCCAGCACTTCATACATCAGATGTTTCGGTTCTCCCACACTCAGTCCACCAATAGCATACCCCGGGAAATCCATCGAAGTCAAATCAGCCGCGCTCTGGCGCCGCAGATCTTCGTGCATGCCGCCCTGAACGATCGCGAACAGGCCTTGATCCTGCGGACGCGCATGAGCTTCGAGGCAGCGTTCCGCCCATCTCGACGTCCGTTCGAGCGAACGTTTGAGATACGCATGTTCCGCCGGGTAAGGCGGGCATTCGTCGAACGCCATCATGATGTCCGAACCGAGCGCGTTCTGAATGTTCATCGCCACTTCCGGCGACAGGAACAGCTTGTCTCCGTTAATGTGGGAACGGAAGTTGACGCCTTCTTCGGTAATCTTGCGCATCTCCGCCAGGCTGAACACCTGGAAGCCGCCGCTGTCCGTCAGAATCGGGCGATCCCAATTCATGAATTTGTGCAGGCCGCCGGCTTCGCGGATAATGTCGTGTCCCGGACGCAGGAACAGGTGATACGTGTTGCTCAGAATGATGTGCGCGTCCATTTGCTTGAGTTCTTCCGGGCTCATCGTTTTGACGGTGGCCAACGTGCCGACCGGCATGAACGTCGGCGTATCGATGATGCCGTGCGGCGTGTGCACGCGGCCGAGCCGCGCGCCCGACTGCTTGCAGGTTTTGATAGGTTCGTAACGGATTGCTGATGTCATCGGATCGTTCCTTTGCAAGAAAATTTAATAGATAAACATGGCGTCGCCGAAGCTGAAAAAGCGGTACTCCCGCTCTACCGCTTCCCGGTAGGCCGCAAGTACGCGGTCCCGTCCGGCAAGCGCGCTGACGAGCATGACAAGCGTCGACTTGGGCAGATGGAAATTCGTGATGAGCGCGTCGACGATTTTGAAGTCCTGGCCCGGATACAGGAAGATCTGCGTCCATCCGCTGTCGGCGCCGAGGCGTCCCTGGTCGTCCAGGGTGCGCCTTGCCGCCGATTCGAGCGTCCGCGTCGACGTGGTGCCGACCGAGATCACCCGGCCGCCGCGTGCGCGGGTCCGGTTGATCAATTCGGCCGTTTCCGCCGAAAGTTCGTAATATTCTTCGTGCATGACATGTTCTTCGACGTTCTCCACCGAGACCGGACGGAAAGTGCCCAGTCCCACGTGCAGCGTCACGAAGCCGATCTCCACGCCTTTGGCGCGCAGCCGATCCAGCAGTTCTTCGGTAAAATGCAGGCCGGCCGTCGGAGCCGCGGCCGAGCCTTCGTGCTTGGCATAGACCGTCTGATAGCGTTCCCGGTCGTCCAACCGTTCCTTGATATAAGGCGGAAGCGGCATTTCGCCGAGACGGTCGAGAATTTCCTGGAAGATGCCTTCATAACGGAACTCGATGATCCGGGCGCCCATATCGCCTTCTTCCAGCACGACCGCTTCCAGTTCGTCGCCGAAACGCAGCACCGAACCGACTTTCGCTTTTTTGCCGGGCTTCGCCAGCGTCTCCCACCGGTCGCCTTCGATATTTTTGAGCAGCAGCAGTTCGATCCGCGCTCCCGTCTCCGGCTTGATCCCGTGCAGGCGCGCCGGCATGACGCGGGTGTCGTTAAGGATCAGCGTATCGCCCGGATGCAGCATGTCCAATATATCGTAAAAATGCGCATGCGCCATCTCGCCCGTACGTTTGTCCAGCGTCAGCAGCCGCGAAGACGACCGCTCGGCGAGCGGCGTCTGCGCGATCAGGCGCTCGGGCAGTTCAAAATCGTAATCTTCTACATTCATGGAGTCTTCAGTCCTTAACGAGTTCTACGTTATTGTAATAGCGAAGCAGGATGTCTTCGTAACTTTGTCCCTGGTCGGCCAGTCCTTTCGCTCCCCATTGGGAGAGGCCGAGACCGTGGCCGTTGCCGCGGCCGACGAAAAAGAATCCGGTGCCCGACGTCACCGCGGACGTATTGCTGCCGACCGCCGCGAGGCTGCGGCTGATCGTGCCCGTTTTCGCGGAAGCGCCGATCTTGAGCTGCGCCGATCTTGAGCTGCCGGAAGCCGTCGCCGAAGTGATCGCCGTGTAGGCATCCGCCGACACGACGTCGAACAGCGTGCTCGGCAGCCCGCTGAACGCGGTCCGGAACATGTCCGGATATTTCACGTCGACTTTGGTACCGTTCACTTTCACTTCCGTCGCCCGGCCCGAAGGGCCGCGCTGGCTGACCTGAATCGTCTGGATCGTCGTCGGCAGCTTCGTCGTCGTGCGCCCTTTGAGCGAAGTCAGCAGTTGGGACGACGTATACGGCCCGCGAATCCATTCGTACGTATTCGATTCGCTAACGACTTCCAGCACGAGCGCTTCGTCGCCCGGATTCATTTTCGACAGTTCCGACACGCTGCTCTGAATCATCGGCAGCGGACGCACTTTCGTGCTCGGGGCCGTCACCGTCATTTTGCGGAAGCCGGTCGCGTCGGTCCCTTTGTCTTTGACGTTATCTTCGCGCACGTAGCCGACCGTTCCGTTGGCCAGGGCGACGTGATACCATTTTTTGAGATTGGCCGCCGCCGCGCTGTCCGATTCGGACGGAACGCTGGAGAACAGGCTGCCGCCCCCGCTGTTCCATACTTCGACCGGATCGGAAGTGACGCCGCCCGCATTGGAAGAAAACAGCGCTTCGACCGGCTTGCCGTTCTGCTCGAGAATCTCGCCGTTCGTCGCGTCGACGGCCGCGTTGACCGTCTTGCTCTCGGAAGCGATGCCGTTATACGCCTGGCTCAACGTGGAGTCGACGACGTCGGCCACTTTGAACTTGGTCGTCGTCTGCGTCTGCACCGTCGCGTAGCTGCGCGCCGCCACGGCCTGCGCCTTGAGCGATTCCGCCGGCCACGAAGCCGGAACTTCCGAACCGACGACCGAATAGAGATACTGCTCCATCGGCAGCTCGTTCACCAGGTACAGCTGGCTGCCGTAGACGCCGATTTCGAGGCCGCCGCGGTAAGAACGCTTCGAACGCTCTTCGACGCGGATGCCGCTCTCCGCCGTGCCGTCGACCCACAACCGGTCTTTTTCCCCGAGCGTCAACAGATACAGCGGGGAAGCCGTGCCGGCCGCAAGGCCCGCCGTAGCGTCGCTGCGCAGCGCGATCGACGCCGAAGCGGAGTCCGGCGCAGCCGGCAGCGCGCCGCCGAGTGCGCCGGAAGCCGCGGCTTTGATCGCGTCGAGAGCGGCCGACGACGTTTCTTCGCCGATGCGGACGCTGTAGACGGCTTTGCCGGCGGCGTCGCTCGATACGGCGACGACTCCGTCCA
This genomic window contains:
- the tgt gene encoding tRNA guanosine(34) transglycosylase Tgt, which codes for MTSAIRYEPIKTCKQSGARLGRVHTPHGIIDTPTFMPVGTLATVKTMSPEELKQMDAHIILSNTYHLFLRPGHDIIREAGGLHKFMNWDRPILTDSGGFQVFSLAEMRKITEEGVNFRSHINGDKLFLSPEVAMNIQNALGSDIMMAFDECPPYPAEHAYLKRSLERTSRWAERCLEAHARPQDQGLFAIVQGGMHEDLRRQSAADLTSMDFPGYAIGGLSVGEPKHLMYEVLEYTVPLLPANKPRYLMGVGSPDALLEGAIRGVDMFDCVLPTRIARNGTTMTSQGRVVVRNAQYARDFGPLDPNCDCYTCRNYSRAYLRHLIKADETFGLRLTTYHNLHFLLELMRGVRQAIREDRLLDFRDEFFEQYGMHANDKGF
- the queA gene encoding tRNA preQ1(34) S-adenosylmethionine ribosyltransferase-isomerase QueA; translated protein: MNVEDYDFELPERLIAQTPLAERSSSRLLTLDKRTGEMAHAHFYDILDMLHPGDTLILNDTRVMPARLHGIKPETGARIELLLLKNIEGDRWETLAKPGKKAKVGSVLRFGDELEAVVLEEGDMGARIIEFRYEGIFQEILDRLGEMPLPPYIKERLDDRERYQTVYAKHEGSAAAPTAGLHFTEELLDRLRAKGVEIGFVTLHVGLGTFRPVSVENVEEHVMHEEYYELSAETAELINRTRARGGRVISVGTTSTRTLESAARRTLDDQGRLGADSGWTQIFLYPGQDFKIVDALITNFHLPKSTLVMLVSALAGRDRVLAAYREAVEREYRFFSFGDAMFIY
- the yajC gene encoding preprotein translocase subunit YajC — encoded protein: MFPSTTLTAAAGSGGGLLMTIVPFVFMIAIFYFLLIRPQQKKQKQRNAMLGQLKKGDKIVTIGGLHGTILEITSDIAVVRVNDVTKLTFDRSAISHVTTAGSGLSLDKK
- a CDS encoding SpoIID/LytB domain-containing protein, whose amino-acid sequence is MIKQRSNAKPLKWGKPLLAAAVALSCLPLSAPAHAAEADNAVRVGLFLNLGSTYKQTTQKITLTPESTVAFGLRTGNGYAKGFSIAAGSAAAFALDGAKVKLGESSDLQAVSSVASKLKSGSDKVSVYKISRGGRDVYQLYAGPYASDKAAADAAARLSASPAVKGIAGLSPKATGSFSLNAGSYASLGAAAPALQKALDAGLDGVVAVSSDAAGKAVYSVRIGEETSSAALDAIKAAASGALGGALPAAPDSASASIALRSDATAGLAAGTASPLYLLTLGEKDRLWVDGTAESGIRVEERSKRSYRGGLEIGVYGSQLYLVNELPMEQYLYSVVGSEVPASWPAESLKAQAVAARSYATVQTQTTTKFKVADVVDSTLSQAYNGIASESKTVNAAVDATNGEILEQNGKPVEALFSSNAGGVTSDPVEVWNSGGGSLFSSVPSESDSAAAANLKKWYHVALANGTVGYVREDNVKDKGTDATGFRKMTVTAPSTKVRPLPMIQSSVSELSKMNPGDEALVLEVVSESNTYEWIRGPYTSSQLLTSLKGRTTTKLPTTIQTIQVSQRGPSGRATEVKVNGTKVDVKYPDMFRTAFSGLPSTLFDVVSADAYTAITSATASGSSRSAQLKIGASAKTGTISRSLAAVGSNTSAVTSGTGFFFVGRGNGHGLGLSQWGAKGLADQGQSYEDILLRYYNNVELVKD